The proteins below are encoded in one region of Aspergillus nidulans FGSC A4 chromosome III:
- a CDS encoding Arf family GTPase arfB (transcript_id=CADANIAT00005372), producing MGGSVSKIMGKIFGTKEMRILMLGLDAAGKTTILYKLKLTNQDVTTIPTVGFNVESVTYKNVKFNVWDVGGQDKIRPLWRHYYSGTQGLIFVVDSSDTARMDEARSELHKIINDREMKDALLLVFANKQDVPGHLSPDEVISALKLHSLKDKTWYVAPSVATEGTGIFEGLAWLSNNVKVQQPQK from the exons ATGGGCGGCTCAGTGTCGAAGATCATGGGCAAAATTTTTGGAACAAAGGAGATGCGGATTCTCATGCTGGGTTtggatgctgctggaaagacga CAATTTTGTACAAACTCAAACTCACCAACCAGGATGTCACCACAATTCCCACAGTCGGCTTCAACGTCGAAAGCGTCACCTATAAGAATGTGAAATTTAACGTGTGGGATGTGGGTGGTCAGGACAAGATCCGTCCTCTCTGGAGACACTACTACTCTG GCACCCAGGGTTTGATCTTCGTGGTGGATTCCAGCGACACGGCTAGAATGGACGAAGCCCGCTCAGAACTTCACAAGATCATCAACGACCGCGAAATGAAAGACGCACTCCTACTGGTGTTCGCAAACAAGCAAGATGTTCCCGGAC ACTTGAGTCCGGACGAGGTCATTAGCGCGCTCAAATTGCACAGCCTCAAGGATAAGACCTGGTACGTTGCGCCTAGCGTTGCTACCGAGGGAACTGGTATCTTCGAGGGATTG GCATGGCTTTCAAACAACGTCAAGGTCCAACAACCCCAAAAATAA
- a CDS encoding cobalamin-independent methionine synthase II family protein (transcript_id=CADANIAT00005373), translated as MARLILAPHSFSLVSFRNTLLSLLTSTFTWIIVSQNFTMSLHRCPPFRVEHLGSLLRTKELLDVKTAYENGKATKEQLEAVEKKDIKDVVELQKKLRYSALSDGEYCRHMFWGSFFPGLEGFDEVSDPSPEVFRPYAPDVAAFLEAGHKPGESVFCTGKIKHVGSTYVDQFKFLASLVAPEEVKNLKLTLAAPNWYHLRYREGYAYPKEVYANVDEYFADIAKAYQDELKILYDAGCRNVQFDDPNLVYFCSEKMLQGWKEDPLNTLSADETFEKYIKLYNDCLATRPKDFHVGVHLCRGNFVGSRHFSEGGYDRIATKLFKELNVDTYYLEYDTPRAGGFEPLKEVPRHKSVIFGVVTSKFPQLEDKEEMKKRVYDAAKFIAEGNGITLEQALDQVGVSPQCGFASHREGNAIDREGMIKKLELVRAIADDIWPGQL; from the exons ATGGCTCGACTAATCCTTGCCCCTCACTCTTTCTCTCTGGTCTCTTTCCGAAATACCCTCCTCTCCCTGCTGACCAGCACATTCACTTG GATCATTGTATCACAGAACTTCACCATGTCTCTCCACCGCTGCCCTCCTTTCCGCGTCGAGCACCTTGGCTCCCTCCTGCGTACTAAGGAGCTTCTTGACGTCAAGACCGCCTACGAGAACGGTAAAGCCACCAAGGAACAACTCGAAGCtgtcgagaagaaggatatcaaggatgTTGTCGAGCTCCAGAAGAAGTTGCGGTACTCTGCGCTCTCTGACGGAGAGTACTGCCGACATA TGTTCTGGggctctttcttccccgGCCTTGAGGGCTTCGACGAAGTCTCCGACCCCAGCCCCGAGGTCTTCCGCCCCTACGCCCCCGACGTCGCTGCTTTCCTTGAGGCAGGTCACAAGCCCGGTGAGAGCGTTTTCTGTACCGGCAAGATCAAGCACGTTGGCAGCACATACGTCGACCAGTTCAAGTTTCTCGCCTCGCTCGTTGCCcccgaggaggtcaagaacctGAAGCTCACCCTCGCCGCCCCCAACTGGTACCACCTCCGCTACCGTGAAGGTTACGCCTACCCCAAGGAAGTCTACGCCAATGTCGACGAGTACTTTGCCGATATCGCCAAGGCGTACCAGGATGAGCTGAAGATCCTCTACGATGCTGGTTGCCGCAACGTGCAGTTTGACGACCCCAACCTCGTTT ATTTCTGCTCCGAAAAGATGCTCCAGGGCTGGAAGGAAGATCCCCTGAACACCCTCAGCGCCGACGAGACTTTTGAGAAGTACATCAAGCTCTACAACGACTGTCTCGCCACCCGCCCCAAGGATTTCCACGTTGGTGTCCACCTCTGCCGCGGCAACTTCGTCGGCTCGCGCCACTTCTCCGAGGGCGGCTACGACCGCATCGCGACCAAGCTCTTCAAGGAACTCAACGTCGACACCTACTACCTTGAGTACGACACCCCCCGCGCCGGTGGGTTCGAGCCCCTCAAGGAGGTTCCCCGCCACAAGTCCGTCATCTTTGGTGTTGTCACCTCCAAGTTCCCCCAGCtcgaggacaaggaagagatgaagaagcgcgTCTACGACGCTGCCAAGTTCATTGCCGAGGGTAATGGCATCACTCTCGAGCAGGCGCTTGATCAGGTTGGTGTCAGTCCTCAGTGTGGTTTCGCCTCTCACCGCGAGGGTAACGCCATTGATCGCGAGGGCATGATCAAGAAGCTAGAGCTTGTCCGGGCTATTGCCGACGACATCTGGCCCGGCCAGCTGTAa
- a CDS encoding uncharacterized protein (transcript_id=CADANIAT00005376): MWTFIAGLLTLSLGISATSFPRDNAGAPTARVKNGTYEGVYSPEYDQDFFLGVPFAQPPVNDLRFRLPQSLNATWEGTREAKDYSLLCVGYGLDQTFYNQSEDCLYLNIVRPAGYDQEKLPVGFWIHGGGFSNGGGGDQRYNLSFIVKQSVKIGKPIIGVSINYRLNLWGFLHSNEVVGEGITNLGLRDQRLALYWVQENIATFGGDPGKVTIFGESAGAASVGFHVATTSSSAPQYYSLVIPYSTEPKMERSARKPPSRRSYPRLDAPRPGTGSNVSREVSFLTLNATYDSINGSFAPTIDGDFIRTYGSKQLLDGQFVRVPIITGTNSDEGASMSPTGINTTEDFKATLSSFLPVSFQDAILKAYPDDLSVNVIASLGDQRPVAPYGAQFRRSASFWGDYYFIASRRQTAKTWAAHGIPAYAYRFNAIPAGVPPEVGVGHYKEIGFMFNNLEGVGYRPDIKPFEGKGQNYIDLADLMSSTWASFIHDLDLNNYTGRDTNIPDWPRYDVLEPRDFVFDANVTSYTEDDTYRAEGIALINDHAAGVLHR, translated from the exons ATGTGGACTTTTATCGCCGGTCTTCTTACTCTGTCGCTCGGGATATCCGCGACTTCATTCCCTCGAGACAATGCCGGCGCACCCACAGCCCGCGTCAAGAACGGTACATACGAGGGTGTTTACTCGCCGGAATATGACCAAGACTTCTTCCTTGGAGTTCCATTTGCTCAACCTCCTGTGAATGACCTTCGGTTTAGGCTACCACAATCCTTGAATGCGACTTGGGAGGGCACgagagaagcaaaagactATTCCCTCCTCTGCGTTGGATACGGC CTTGATCAAACATTCTACAACCAGTCCGAAGACTGCCTATATCTCAACATAGTGCGGCCCGCTGGCTACGACCAGGAGAAACTCCCCGTCGGCTTTTGGATCCATGGCGGAGGGTTcagcaacggcggcggcggcgatcaGCGCTATAACCTCTCATTTATCGTCAAGCAGTCCGTCAAGATCGGCAAGCCAATAATTGGCGTTTCAATCAACTACCGGCTTAACCTCTGGGGATTCCTCCACTCAAATGAAGTTGTAGGGGAAGGAATCACGAACCTAGGTCTAAGGGACCAGCGCCTTGCTCTGTACTGGGTGCAGGAGAACATTGCTACCTTCGGCGGAGACCCTGGGAAGGTGACAATCTTCGGCGAGTCCGCTGGCGCCGCCTCAGTCGGCTTCCAT GTCGCGACGACAAGCTCTTCCGCGCCGCAATACTACAGTCTGGTAATCCCATATTCTACGGAGCCGAAAATGGAACGCAGCGCTCGCAAGCCTCCTTCGAGGCGATCGTATCCCAGGTTGGATGCGCCGAGGCCTGGGACAGGATCCAATGTCTCCCGCGAGGTCTCTTTCCTGACGCTGAACGCTACATATGACTCGATCAACGGATCCTTCGCACCTACAATTGACGGCGACTTTATTCGCACCTACGGCAGCAAACAGCTCCTCGATGGCCAATTTGTCAGAGTACCCATCATCACGGGCACCAACAGCGACGAGGGTGCCTCTATGAGCCCCACAGGAATCAATACAACCGAAGATTTCAAAGCGACTCTTTCCAGCTTCCTCCCTGTTTCATTTCAAGACGCCATCCTAAAAGCCTACCCGGATGACTTGTCGGTCAATGTCATTGCCAGCCTAGGAGACCAGCGACCAGTGGCTCCTTACGGGGCACAGTTCCGGCGCAGCGCCTCCTTCTGGGGCGACTACTACTTTATCGCATCGAGGCGACAAACCGCCAAGACATGGGCTGCGCATGGCATCCCCGCGTATGCGTACAGATTCAACGCTATTCCCGCGGGTGTTCCTCCCGAAGTTGGCGTGGGCCATTATAAGGAGATCGGGTTCATGTTCAACAATCTCGAGGGCGTAGGCTACAGACCAGATATCAAACCCTTCGAGGGCAAGGGACAGAACTATATCGATCTCGCGGACTTGATGAGCTCGACATGGGCGAGCTTTATTCATGATCTGGATTTGAATAACTATACAGGGCGAGACACGAATATCCCGGATTGGCCGAGGTATGATGTGCTGGAGCCGCGGGATTTTGTCTTTGACGCAAATGTCACCAGCTATACGGAGGATGACACGTATCGGGCAGAGGGTATTGCCTTGATTAATGACCATGCTGCGGGGGTTTTGCACAGGTAG
- a CDS encoding 60S ribosomal protein eL22 (transcript_id=CADANIAT00005378), translated as MAPAVARGRKAQKVTQKFIINASQPANDKIFDVSAFEKFLHDRIKVEGRVGNLGDKVVISQVGDGKVEVVAHIPFSGRYLKYLTKKYLKKQQLRDWLRVVSTSKGVYELRFYNVASEEADEDEE; from the exons ATGGCTCCCGCT GTCGCCCGTGGTCGCAAGGCCCAGAAGGTCACGCAGAAGTTCATCATCAACGCTTCTCAGCCCGCCAACGACAAGATCTTCGATGTCTCGGCCTTTGAGAAGTTCCTGCACGACCGCATCAAGGTTGAGGGCCGCGTTGGAAACCTCGGCGACAAGGTCGTTATCTCCCAGGTTGGCGATGGCAAGGTCGAGGTTGTCGCTCACATCCCCTTCTCCGGTCGCTACCTTAAGTACCT GACCAAGAAGTAcctcaagaagcagcagctccGTGACTGGCTTCGCGTTGTCTCCACCTCCAAGGGTGTCTACGAGCTCCGCTTCTACAACGTCGCTTCCGAGgaggctgatgaggatgaggagtaa
- a CDS encoding uncharacterized protein (transcript_id=CADANIAT00005374), with amino-acid sequence MVETERIILSYFQPHPVPPFPANGSYTANLESSECAFAPSDCVNVSGYSSSLTIRLTLNNGSLLANNVSIFPPSLPTRFQVERHWAVDSKPGSGSEIVTVAYKTDVQSIPPSQRLNTLPERGRSTFYRLKLSLFDLQGRPATKRPVSVGLVRTQARPGNESGIGVETGSESGTLQVVQIEETVHRVYHHHLHTSQNRNPDGTWSWWRMKSWKSYFISNNREASESSGQAETATSRLPHLDTTSGMTGKSKGPAHWIGNRHSWHLSKLVLVPGFLELAIAVLCSVTGYLMGIAIVAVYEYFCESDTACSKGPDPERPPGDDVIFDSDTEKRRLSIISSDSSESEAYI; translated from the exons ATGGTTGAAACAGAGCGAATTATTCTGAGTT ACTTCCAGCCTCATCCTGTACCGCCCTTTCCAGCCAACGGGTCATATACTGCCAACCTGGAGTCTTCAGAGTGTGCTTTTGCCCCCAGCGATTGTGTCAACGTGTCGGGGTATTCCTCGTCCCTG ACCATCAGACTCACTCTAAACAATGGCTCCCTGCTCGCCAACAACGTTAGCATCTTCCCTCCTTCTCTACCCACGCGTTTCCAAGTCGAGAGACACTGGGCCGTAGACTCGAAACCTGGATCTGGCAGCGAAATCGTAACGGTGGCATATAAGACAGACGTACAGTCTATCCCGCCGTCGCAGAGGCTCAATACCTTACCCGAACGCGGCAGAAGCACATTCTACCGCCTCAAGCTTAGCCTTTTCGATTTGCAAGGTCGACCCGCCACTAAAAGACCTGTATCTGTGGGTCTCGTTCGTACTCAAGCTCGACCTGGGAATGAAAGCGGGATCGGGGTCGAGACTGGGTCCGAGAGTGGAACGCTCCAGGTGGTCCAGATTGAAGAGACCGTCCATCGCGTATATCACCATCACCTCCATACATCTCAGAATCGCAACCCAGATGGTACATGGAGCTGGTGGCGGATGAAAAGTTGGAAGTCGTACTTTATTTCAAACAATCGCGAGGCTTCAGAATCATCAGGGCAGGCAGAGACAGCAACCTCTCGCCTGCCTCATCTTGACACTACATCTGGGATGACAGGTAAATCAAAGGGACCGGCCCACTGGATCGGCAACCGGCATTCCTGGCATCTTTCGAAGCTAGTCCTTGTTCCCGGgttcttggagctggccATTGCTGTTCTCTGTTCTGTGACTGGTTATCTCATGGGAATCGCCATTGTTGCGGTGTACGAGTACTTCTGCGAGAGTGATACGGCTTGTTCTAAGGGGCCTGACCCTGAAAGACCTCCCGGGGACGATGTTATCTTCGACTCTGATACCGAGAAGCGCAGGCTTAGTATCATATCCAGTGACTCAAGCGAGTCTGAGGCGTATATATAG
- the rex3 gene encoding protein rex3 (transcript_id=CADANIAT00005379), whose product MFAPLGLFRDIPCPQREECSLIACLFSHRDLNSAPAAQDQVLEQKEPAKLPPKRLKLEPRPEAKETPKDDLRHVSDSGRSTPVKKTTAPATNAENISPVSRQPNIPKNTATAPIKRELNANTGSSIPPRRAPKEALNPRMIQKSPATYNVRMAILKKLHGTLCSLNDQLAKDKALEDKCLILTPDELITMALDEEEKVAKESPTVYSNVVKLRIVKLSRMSKEDWAKELKDYLNKKYYKIKAEPVQKEPKPFKTDLSVEEEIAVASQLITPLQGLEDFGYVTRVPTAEEIEIAKRGVAEAKGWEKCERCNARFQVFPGRREDGTLTSGGTCTYHPGKSFYPPRKKTDHITGTMREGYFTCCNQKLGESSGCTTGATHVYKVSETKRLASILQFEKTPENPDLHNPTPICFDCEMGYTTLGMELIRLTAVSWPEGKKVLDVLVRPLGEVLDLNSRFSGVFPEHYTNALPYSTAPTKSSAPSSSSPSQLQLVSSPAAARTLLFNLLTPSTPLIGHAIDNDLNACRIIHPTVIDTAILYPHPGGGLPYRMSLRTLAKKHLDREIQTGGASGKQGHDSVEDALATGDLVRVKAGLVWGRLKEKGWIVEEGRLVAPDSSSNTVSMQTKLGEGAGAKRAREGTS is encoded by the coding sequence ATGTTTGCACCGCTTGGATTATTCAGGGACATCCCATGTCCACAGCGAGAGGAATGTTCCCTGATAGCCTGTCTATTCTCTCACCGCGATCTCAACTCGGCTCCAGCCGCTCAAGATCAGGTAttggagcagaaagagcCCGCTAAACTGCCCCCTAAGAGACTCAAACTCGAGCCTCGCCCAGAAGCAAAGGAAACTCCAAAAGACGACTTACGGCATGTTTCTGATAGTGGAAGGAGCACGCCCGTTAAAAAGACAACAGCGCCTGCTACAAATGCCGAGAATATTTCACCCGTTTCACGCCAGCCGAACATTCCTAAAAATACAGCCACAGCACCCATTAAGCGCGAGCTTAATGCCAATACAGGGTCTAGTATCCCACCTAGGCGGGCTCCGAAGGAAGCCCTGAATCCGCGCATGATCCAGAAGTCGCCTGCTACGTATAATGTACGGATGGCCATATTAAAGAAATTGCATGGCACTCTATGTTCTTTGAATGACCAGCTTGCTAAAGACAAAGCTCTTGAGGATAAGTGTTTGATCCTAACACCAGACGAGCTGATAACAATGGcgctggacgaagaggagaaggtggcAAAGGAGAGCCCTACTGTATACTCGAACGTGGTCAAGCTCCGTATCGTGAAGCTGTCTAGGATGAGCAAAGAGGACTGGGCCAAGGAACTCAAAGACTACCTCAACAAGAAATACTATAAAATCAAGGCGGAGCCGGTCCAGAAAGAGCCAAAACCTTTCAAGACGGACTTGAGTGTTGAGGAAGAAATCGCGGTTGCAAGCCAATTGATCACTCCGCTGCAGGGCTTAGAAGACTTCGGCTACGTGACGAGGGTGCCCACGGCAGAGGAAATCGAAATAGCAAAGAGAGGCGTCGCTGAGGCAAAAGGCTGGGAGAAATGTGAGCGATGCAATGCCCGCTTTCAGGTCTTTCCAGGCCGTCGCGAGGACGGCACCCTCACCAGCGGAGGCACCTGCACCTACCACCCAGGGAAATCCTTCTACCctccaaggaagaagaccgACCATATTACGGGTACTATGAGAGAGGGATACTTTACCTGCTGCAACCAGAAGCTCGGCGAATCCTCAGGCTGTACGACGGGCGCAACGCATGTATACAAAGTCTCAGAAACGAAGCGACTAGCATCAATCCTCCAGTTCGAAAAGACGCCAGAGAACCCGGACTTGCATAACCCGACGCCGATTTGCTTTGACTGCGAAATGGGCTACACAACACTCGGAATGGAGCTCATCCGTCTCACGGCGGTTAGTTGGCCAGAGGGCAAGAAAGTCCTAGACGTCCTCGTAAGACCACTAGGCGAAGTCTTAGACCTCAACTCTCGTTTTTCCGGCGTCTTCCCTGAGCATTACACAAATGCGCTTCCATACAGCACTGCCCCTACAAAATCCTCCGCAccatcttcgtcttcgccctcGCAACTTCAACttgtctcttctcctgccgcAGCCCGtaccctcctcttcaacctccttACCCCATCCACCCCGCTTATCGGCCACGCAATTGACAACGACCTCAACGCCTGCCGCATAATCCACCCAACTGTGATCGACACCGCAATTCTCTACCCGCATCCGGGCGGCGGGTTACCGTATCGAATGAGCTTGCGCACGCTCGCGAAGAAGCATCTAGACCGCGAGATCCAGACTGGTGGCGCGAGTGGTAAGCAGGGACATGATTCggttgaggatgcgctggcTACGGGGGATCTCGTAAGGGTTAAGGCGGGACTGGTTTGGGGAaggttgaaggagaaggggtggattgttgaagagggaAGACTTGTGGCGCCGGACTCCAGCTCAAACACGGTGTCAATGCAGACGAAGCTTGGGGAGGGTGCCGGGGCGAAGAGGGCTAGGGAAGGGACTAGTTAA
- a CDS encoding uncharacterized protein (transcript_id=CADANIAT00005375), whose protein sequence is MLSRRFGVSLLQSSVPKLARSSCRAQYNRVGFIKPPTPVVWAARTMAGPANLKEKLPEKDGNQRFREFMLEGKVFAVTGGARGLGLTMAEALVEAGGEVYCLDRLPEPDDEFYAAQKRANPDFGGALHYRRMDVTDDANTEAILDDIASKKDRLDGLIAAAGVNHVKDAFDLTPEMVDKLIHINYTGVFRSAVAAARAMTARKCPGSILLVASMSGLIANKGMASAIYNSSKAAVVQLSRSLAMEWSESRKDGTGGIRVNALCPGHIETSMAQMVMEKDPETRVIWESENMMKRLARPEEFRGITLLLMSDASSFMTGSTVVVDGGHTAW, encoded by the exons ATGCTGTCGCGACGTTTTGGAGTTTCCCTGCTGCAGTCATCCGTGCCGAAGCTGGCGCGGTCCAGCTGCAGGGCGCAATACAACAGAGTTGGTTTTATCaagccgccgacgccggTCGTCTGGGCGGCCAGGACGATGGCTGGTCCAGCGAATCTGAAAGAGAAACTGCCCGAGAAGGATGGGAATCAGCGATTCCGGGAGTTCATGCTGGAGGGGAAAGTTTTCGCAGTGACTGGAGGGGCACGGGGACTGGGCTTGACGATGGCGGAGGCTCTggttgaagctggaggagagg TGTACTGCCTCGACAGACTACCCGAACCAGACGACGAGTTTTACGCCGCACAAAAGCGCGCGAATCCTGACTTCGGGGGCGCCCTCCACTACCGCCGCATGGACGTCACTGACGACGCTAACACCGAAGCTATCTTGGATGATATTGcgagcaagaaggaccgcCTCGATGGACTGATCGCAGCCGCGGGCGTCAACCACGTCAAAGATGCATTCGACCTGACGCCTGAGATGGTCGATAAGCTCATCCACATCAACTATACCGGCGTCTTCAGGAGCGCGGTAGCAGCCGCGCGCGCAATGACGGCTCGAAAATGCCCCGGCTCAATCCTCCTTGTGGCTAGCATGAGCGGTCTGATCGCGAACAAGGGAATGGCGTCGGCGATCTACAACTCCTCCAAGGCAGCAGTTGTCCAATTGAGCCGCAGCCTTGCAATGGAATGGTCAGAATCTCGCAAGGACGGAACGGGAGGGATCCGCGTGAACGCTCTGTGTCCGGGACATATTGAGACGTCGATGGCGCagatggtgatggagaaggaTCCGGAGACGAGGGTCATCTGGGAAAGCGAGAAtatgatgaagaggctggCAAGGCCAGAGGAGTTTAGGGGGATTACGCTGCTACTGATGAGTGATgcgagcagcttcatgaCTGGCAGTACGGTTGTTGTGGATGGAGGGCATACAGCTTGGTAG
- a CDS encoding protein conJ (transcript_id=CADANIAT00005377), whose translation MADNQNPGNFANRPHEEVENIARKGGQSSHSGGFASMDSEKQRNIASQGGHASSGSFQPGDERAREAGRKGGKATGHHEPEE comes from the exons atggccgacaaccagaACCCCGGTAACTTCGCCAACCGCCCCCacgaggaggtcgagaacATCGCCCGCAAGGGCGGCCAGTCCAGCCACAGCGGCGGCTTTGCCAGTATGGACTCTGAGAAGCAG CGCAACATCGCTTCCCAAGGTGGTCACGCCTCCAGTGGTAGCTTCCAGCCTGGCGATGAGCGTGCCCGTGAGGCAGGACGCAAGGGCGGCAAGGCTACTGGTCACCACGAGCCTGAGGAATAA